From a region of the Arachis ipaensis cultivar K30076 chromosome B09, Araip1.1, whole genome shotgun sequence genome:
- the LOC107614968 gene encoding uncharacterized protein LOC107614968: MEVVLGPGGAGREVGHRGEASVASSRERTKSPPRRTTRSQERRPFGGTGDNSARIMQELRHRMQNLERQLADREHRQPTPESSYSRSPPRSHSQRTASPRSEPESARDERRPKRRRDPIIYDRRERRRTHAPQIETGKTVDGKAASVE; the protein is encoded by the coding sequence ATGGAAGTTGTGCTGGGCCCAGGAGGAGCAGGGCGCGAGGTCGGGCACAGAGGGGAAGCCTCCGTGGCATCCTCCCGGGAGCGCACGAAATCCCCTCCTCGACGAACCACACGTTCCCAAGAAAGACGCCCCTTCGGGGGAACTGGCGACAACAGCGCCAGAATAATGCAGGAACTGCGCCACAGGATGCAGAACCTGGAGCGCCAGCTGGCAGATCGGGAGCATCGCCAACCAACTCCCGAATCAAGTTACTCTCGTTCCCCTCCGAGAAGCCACTCCCAACGAACGGCTAGTCCACGATCTGAGCCCGAGAGCGCCAGGGATGAAAGACGCCCAAAAAGACGCCGCGATCCCATCATTTACGACAGACGCGAGAGGAGACGCACTCACGCACCACAGATTGAGACCGGGAAGACGGTCGACGGGAAGGCGGCGAGCGTAGAATAA
- the LOC107614969 gene encoding uncharacterized protein LOC107614969, translating into MPNAVARRLISLQRRFFWGKDDGRPGMALVRWELIQAPKKLGGLGKMIDGLAIEVGDGRSTRFWEDTWLQVGKLKDSFPRLFLISNQRGSVIGDCGFWDGIEWVWQLQWRRELRQWETDTLNQMLNVLQSVRLIANVQDRVEETLDEELMRFRFTKEIWKGLILPRVELFAWFVLVWCAWILTFGQTWIVPGTVKEHFESWRSVPMGKERRKHWLVGFFSVIWSIWRSRNGSIFQGKITRIGDCVEQSFSCAKEWCCK; encoded by the exons ATGCCTAATGCGGTTGCTCGAAGACTTATATCCTTACAGAGGAGATTTTTTTGGGGCAAGGATGATGGTCGACCTGGCATGGCCCTTGTGAGGTGGGAGCTGATACAGGCACCGAAGAAGTTAGGAGGATTGGGG AAGATGATTGATGGCCTGGCTATAGAAGTAGGAGATGGAAGATCCACCAGATTTTGGGAGGATACATGGTTGCAAGTGGGAAAGCTGAAAGACTCATTTCCGAGACTTTTCTTAATTTCAAACCAAAGAGGATCGGTAattggggattgtgggttttgggatgggatagagtgggtATGGCAATTACAATGGAGAAGAGAGCTGAGACAATGGGAGACGGATACACTGAACCAAATGCTTAATGTCTTGCAATCTGTTAGACTGATAGCGAATGTGCAGGACAGAGTG GAAGAAACTTTGGATGAGGAGCTTATGCGATTCAGATTTACAAAGGAGATATGGAAAGGACTAATTCTGCCTCGAGTGGAGTTGTTCGCATGGTTTGTCTTG gtgtggtgtgcttggatCTTGACATTTGGACAAACGTGGATTGTCCCTGGTACGGTGAAAGAGCATTTTGAGAGTTGGAGATCAGTGCCAATGGGAAAAGAGAGGCGAAAGCATTGGCTAGTTGGATTCTTCTCAGTTATATGGAGTATCTGGAGAAGCAGAAATGGTTCCATCTTTCAGGGAAAGATAACAAGAATTGGTGACTGTGTGGAGCAATCTTTCTCATGTGCTAAAGAATGGTGTTGTAAATAA
- the LOC107618913 gene encoding LOW QUALITY PROTEIN: 50S ribosomal protein L4, chloroplastic (The sequence of the model RefSeq protein was modified relative to this genomic sequence to represent the inferred CDS: deleted 1 base in 1 codon) — MCSLTTPPSTSLSFFSSSIFFNNTKIPKLPSPSKPFSHSLSVACKAATLPLLSFSGDKIGEAQLDLRAAPPDTARAVVHRAIITDLQNKRRGTASTLTRAEVRGGGRKPYPQKKTGRARRGSNRTPLRPGGGVIFGPKPRDWSIKINRKEKRLAISTAMASAAVNTFVVEDFAEEFQGKPKTKEFIAAMKRWGLDPKEKAMFLMMEVPENVVLSSRNIGTVKVLTPRTLNLFDILNADKLVLTPAAVDYLNQRYGVDYQGGDDEDDEEEEEEDYEDEGVAEEGPETNKEDNSDVVN, encoded by the exons ATGTGTTCACTCACAACACCACCCTCAACCTCCCtctccttcttctcttcctctATCTTCTTCAACAATACCAAAATCCCCAAACTACCCTCACCATCAAAACccttctctcactctctctccgTCGCGTGCAAAGCCGCAACCCTACCGCTTCTCTCATTTTCCGGCGACAAAATCGGCGAAGCGCAACTCGACCTTCGCGCCGCCCCTCCCGACACCGCACGCGCCGTCGTCCACCGCGCAATCATCACCGACCTCCAAAACAAGCGCCGTGGCACCGCCTCAACCCTAACGCGGGCCGAGGTTCGCGGCGGAGGGAGAAAACCCTATCCGCAGAAGAAGACCGGCCGGGCCCGCAGGGGGTCCAACAGGACACCGCTCAGGCCCGGCGGAGGTGTCATTTTCGGGCCCAAGCCCAGGGACTGGAGCATCAAAATC AACAGGAAGGAAAAGAGGCTTGCGATTTCCACCGCGATGGCGAGCGCGGCGGTGAACACGTTCGTGGTCGAGGACTTCGCGGAGGAGTTTCAGGGGAAGCCGAAGACGAAGGAGTTCATTGCGGCGATGAAGCGGTGGGGACTGGACCCTAAGGAAAAGGCCATGTTCTTGATGATGGAGGTGCCGGAGAACGTTGTGCTTTCGAGCCGGAACATTGGGACGGTGAAGGTTTTGACGCCGAGGACGCTGAATTTGTTTGATATTTTGAATGCTGATAAGCTTGTGCTTACACCTGCTGCTGTGGATTACTTGAATCAGAGGTATGGGGTTGATTACCAGGGtggtgatgatgaagatgatgaagaagaagaagaagaagattatgaagatgaaggagtagcaGAAGAAG GACCTGAAACAAACAAGGAGGATAATTCTGATGTGGTAAACTGA